The following coding sequences are from one Leptolyngbya sp. NIES-3755 window:
- a CDS encoding hypothetical protein (similar to AA sequence:cyanobase_aa:LBDG_35960), which yields MGLKTQVEIFPLESIKGGMAEFYTPQSSHETMLVNIPAGTIDDLFVHRTQTDQLLVVRGSFVLVVLQNRKYQYIPLSEDQPQVVKIPPGVPHGAINLSSSPCVLVNAVLRHSPPLDRDYRPLRRPIPYDMDRAAQLQYIQRPSLA from the coding sequence ATGGGCTTGAAAACACAAGTCGAGATTTTTCCACTCGAATCGATTAAAGGCGGAATGGCAGAGTTTTACACGCCACAATCGAGTCATGAAACGATGTTGGTGAACATTCCCGCAGGCACGATCGATGATTTGTTCGTTCATCGCACTCAGACCGATCAATTGCTTGTTGTGCGCGGAAGCTTTGTGTTAGTAGTATTACAAAATCGTAAGTATCAATACATTCCATTAAGCGAAGACCAACCGCAAGTGGTCAAAATTCCGCCCGGAGTGCCCCACGGTGCAATCAATCTAAGCAGTTCGCCCTGTGTCTTGGTCAATGCAGTGTTGCGGCATAGTCCACCCCTCGATCGAGATTATCGTCCATTACGTCGCCCGATCCCCTACGATATGGATAGGGCTGCTCAACTTCAATACATTCAACGTCCAAGCCTTGCTTAG
- a CDS encoding hypothetical protein (similar to AA sequence:cyanobase_aa:LBDG_35950), whose translation MTEVKTESQSTRITQTQPSIKRQTTKLSADQSIADPTRSESLVESTTDTPPTKKRRTTKTEKAPTTKRQATNKTPNQSASTRVKLTWEATPSIEAVLAQFNEQLNATWSAIDELKATVEKMQEQDVNRSTSTNVRLPLEPPRPAQTPINPPQPSMPPRPTTNSPTVRSRRRKSTWKSAYSIVQRLLKLPDQNSALVIDAALWILAAAGLRVGLSYLVILIPILKFPVILFMFVPALLAAYAALFIPQANRAGIYRLLLVTLGLFVGGKL comes from the coding sequence ATGACAGAAGTGAAAACAGAAAGCCAATCTACTCGGATCACCCAGACTCAGCCGAGCATCAAACGGCAAACCACGAAGTTGAGCGCAGATCAGTCGATCGCTGATCCGACCCGCAGTGAATCGCTCGTTGAGTCTACCACCGATACGCCCCCCACAAAAAAACGCCGCACAACGAAAACTGAAAAAGCGCCCACGACGAAGCGCCAAGCCACGAATAAAACGCCCAATCAATCCGCCTCTACGCGAGTCAAGCTGACTTGGGAGGCTACTCCATCCATTGAAGCCGTTCTCGCTCAATTTAACGAGCAATTGAACGCAACCTGGAGCGCGATCGACGAACTCAAAGCCACCGTCGAGAAAATGCAGGAACAAGACGTGAATCGATCGACCTCCACGAATGTGCGATTGCCGCTTGAACCCCCACGTCCTGCCCAAACTCCGATCAATCCACCGCAGCCCTCCATGCCTCCCCGTCCGACTACGAATAGTCCTACAGTGCGTTCTCGCCGTCGGAAATCGACTTGGAAATCCGCTTACTCGATCGTGCAGCGATTGTTAAAGCTTCCCGATCAAAATTCAGCCCTTGTAATTGATGCGGCGCTTTGGATACTCGCTGCTGCTGGACTCCGAGTGGGACTGAGCTATCTCGTGATTTTGATTCCAATCTTGAAATTCCCGGTGATTCTCTTTATGTTCGTTCCCGCACTACTCGCGGCTTATGCGGCATTGTTTATTCCACAAGCGAATCGAGCAGGAATCTATCGATTGTTACTCGTGACATTGGGACTGTTCGTAGGAGGCAAATTATGA
- a CDS encoding LuxR family transcriptional regulator (similar to AA sequence:cyanobase_aa:LBDG_35970), giving the protein MPLTILVAEDDLGTRLSISDYLECSGYSVVSAENGKDAIALLETHQPHLIVTDVSMPMMDGYELVRQVRRRPALRLLPIVFLTGRTDTDDRVRGYQLGCDVYLAKPFELSELGAIVRNLLDRSQLVETSWRSRQDFETAEVEREKTGSDLKISFTDREREVLALLSDGLSNNQIGDRLHLSSRTVEKHVSSLLRKTETNNRAELVRFAMEHHLVV; this is encoded by the coding sequence ATGCCCCTCACAATTCTTGTTGCTGAAGATGATCTAGGAACCCGCCTGTCGATCAGTGACTACCTTGAATGTTCTGGATATTCTGTGGTTTCGGCAGAAAACGGGAAAGACGCGATCGCGCTCCTCGAAACGCATCAGCCGCATTTGATTGTGACTGATGTTTCGATGCCGATGATGGACGGGTACGAATTGGTGCGGCAGGTTCGACGTAGACCCGCGCTCCGATTGTTGCCGATCGTGTTTTTGACTGGGCGAACGGATACGGACGATCGCGTTCGGGGGTATCAGCTTGGCTGTGATGTTTATTTGGCGAAGCCGTTTGAACTGTCGGAATTGGGCGCGATCGTGCGGAATTTACTCGATCGAAGTCAATTGGTCGAAACGAGTTGGCGATCGAGACAGGATTTTGAAACCGCTGAGGTCGAGCGGGAAAAAACAGGCTCGGATTTGAAGATTAGTTTTACCGATCGTGAAAGAGAAGTGTTAGCGCTGTTAAGTGATGGATTGTCGAATAATCAAATTGGCGATCGACTTCATCTGAGTTCGCGCACTGTGGAGAAGCACGTCAGTAGTTTGCTGCGGAAGACTGAAACGAACAATCGAGCCGAACTGGTGCGATTTGCAATGGAGCATCATTTGGTGGTGTAG
- a CDS encoding hypothetical protein (hypothetical protein S7335_5592;~similar to AA sequence:cyanobase_aa:LBDG_35920), translating to MKKIVSLMMSAIVLSLSGVRSAQAQGLLNFNPTVSAAQSAPKPIDNPNPPTADKPIQSPAAVLFEPKSNEQTAVVPVVSQPLVNDDRPNDDRLVAMAPDELFDGGSNSLVAKAVGSAEGTRTPDGNKTWAYYGHTDPGNGVWNMGSFSYQHGAGSPDEADRRQLTRLRGQYEVIERSARSVGLSLGLVEQLNGIDLANQAPLAALERGGYVDRLREAYAQGLSGSEAVLQARTYSYINPRTNQWDAPGLGNNYSSIKRDQARRQDAIYEAIQNHQQIARPLKPSDQEGIRVSRSNN from the coding sequence ATGAAAAAGATTGTTTCTCTGATGATGAGCGCGATCGTTCTTTCGCTCAGTGGAGTTCGATCGGCACAAGCTCAAGGACTCTTGAACTTTAACCCAACCGTTTCCGCTGCTCAATCTGCACCCAAACCGATCGATAACCCAAATCCACCCACTGCGGACAAACCCATTCAGTCACCCGCCGCTGTGCTATTTGAACCTAAATCGAATGAACAAACTGCTGTTGTTCCAGTTGTTTCTCAACCTTTAGTGAATGACGATCGCCCAAATGACGATCGCTTAGTTGCAATGGCTCCCGATGAACTATTCGACGGGGGTTCTAATTCTTTAGTTGCGAAAGCGGTCGGAAGTGCGGAAGGAACCCGTACCCCTGATGGAAACAAAACTTGGGCGTACTATGGACACACTGATCCAGGCAATGGTGTGTGGAACATGGGTAGCTTTTCTTATCAGCATGGAGCAGGTTCTCCAGATGAAGCTGATCGTCGTCAATTGACTCGGTTACGCGGACAGTATGAAGTAATCGAACGATCAGCGCGGTCTGTCGGATTGAGCTTGGGACTGGTAGAACAATTGAATGGAATTGATCTTGCAAATCAAGCGCCGTTAGCAGCACTGGAGCGTGGAGGGTATGTCGATCGACTTCGAGAAGCTTACGCGCAAGGATTAAGCGGGTCAGAAGCGGTTCTGCAAGCCCGGACTTATTCGTATATCAATCCCCGAACGAATCAATGGGATGCTCCTGGACTCGGTAACAACTACTCCAGCATCAAACGAGATCAAGCGCGACGGCAAGATGCGATTTATGAGGCAATTCAAAATCATCAGCAAATTGCTCGACCGCTAAAGCCATCCGATCAAGAAGGAATTCGAGTGAGTCGATCGAACAATTAA
- a CDS encoding hypothetical protein (hypothetical protein S7335_5081;~similar to AA sequence:cyanobase_aa:LBDG_35940), which translates to MIEKLNSNQLLAGVAGILALGIFFQAMGLPSFGSKEAALECQGSVRSQQSTSKEDIAKLLQVEIGNSKEAVRKLLKEPYCVLPKTSLRTGTPTEREVYRVASNALEQATSQTYLVVSYESNQYQGYRFWVR; encoded by the coding sequence ATGATTGAAAAACTCAACTCCAATCAGCTATTGGCGGGAGTTGCAGGAATTCTCGCACTGGGCATCTTTTTTCAAGCAATGGGACTTCCCTCATTTGGCAGCAAAGAAGCTGCTTTAGAATGTCAAGGCTCAGTGCGATCGCAACAATCGACTTCCAAAGAAGACATTGCTAAACTGCTTCAAGTCGAAATTGGCAACTCCAAGGAAGCCGTTCGCAAACTTTTGAAAGAGCCTTACTGTGTCCTGCCAAAAACTTCGCTGCGAACCGGAACCCCGACTGAGCGCGAAGTTTATCGAGTTGCTTCCAATGCACTAGAGCAAGCCACATCTCAAACTTATCTTGTCGTTTCGTATGAGAGTAATCAATATCAGGGCTATCGCTTCTGGGTTCGTTAA
- a CDS encoding mannitol 2-dehydrogenase (similar to AA sequence:cyanobase_aa:LBDG_40500), whose amino-acid sequence MTSSNLPIKLNHSALSELFKIVQVPQYDRNHLKNGFVHIGVGGFHRAHQALYLDNYLHQTSDFRWGICGIGLLPQDRAMRDALHSQDNLYTLVERSPNADHARIIGAIDRYLFAPEDPQSVIAALASPDCRIVTLTITEGGYYYNESDGELEIEHPTIQHDLQNSEQPIGTYGFLAAALDQRRKQGLAPFTVQSCDNLQGNGNITRKMLTAFAELRDPALARWLSDYGAFPNSMVDRITPATTESDRALVATQFGIQDDFPVVAEPFIQWVIEDQFCAGRPDLEKVGVQFTSDVHPYELIKIRLLNASHVLIGYLGTLLGYTYVHEVMADAQCRQAVMALMEEVTPTLQPVEGINLAEYKKTLIERFENPIIRDRVSRLCFNGSAKNPKFILGTLRDKLDQDGSIDYLCLTIAAWFRCLMGEDDQGRAIAIDDPLADILVDRAKNAPVDLRPLLSLNAVFGNDLSQASRFVETTAKILQQLSTVGVRATLAN is encoded by the coding sequence CTTTGTTCATATTGGTGTAGGGGGATTTCATCGAGCACATCAAGCGTTATATCTTGATAACTATCTTCATCAAACCTCTGATTTCCGTTGGGGAATTTGTGGTATCGGACTACTCCCGCAGGATCGAGCGATGCGAGATGCACTACACTCTCAGGACAATCTTTATACCTTAGTAGAACGCTCTCCCAATGCAGATCACGCCCGAATTATTGGAGCGATCGATCGATATCTATTCGCACCAGAAGATCCTCAATCCGTAATTGCAGCACTGGCATCTCCTGACTGTCGTATCGTTACACTCACCATCACAGAGGGAGGATATTACTACAACGAAAGCGATGGTGAGCTTGAAATTGAACACCCAACGATTCAACATGACTTACAGAATTCGGAGCAACCGATCGGAACTTACGGATTTTTAGCAGCAGCACTCGATCAACGTCGGAAGCAAGGACTCGCACCGTTTACCGTTCAATCCTGCGACAACTTGCAAGGGAACGGCAACATTACCCGCAAGATGTTAACCGCTTTTGCAGAACTTCGTGATCCAGCACTTGCCCGATGGCTTTCAGACTATGGTGCTTTTCCAAATAGCATGGTCGATCGCATTACTCCCGCAACAACGGAAAGCGATCGCGCTTTAGTAGCAACCCAGTTCGGAATTCAAGACGATTTCCCAGTCGTCGCAGAACCTTTTATCCAATGGGTGATTGAAGACCAGTTTTGTGCTGGTAGACCGGACTTAGAAAAAGTTGGGGTTCAATTCACTAGCGATGTTCACCCGTATGAATTGATTAAAATTCGATTGCTGAATGCGAGTCACGTGCTCATTGGCTACTTAGGGACGCTACTGGGCTATACCTATGTTCATGAAGTGATGGCAGATGCTCAATGCCGACAAGCAGTAATGGCATTGATGGAAGAAGTCACGCCAACCCTGCAACCTGTCGAAGGCATTAATCTAGCAGAGTACAAAAAAACGCTGATCGAGCGATTTGAAAATCCGATCATTCGCGATCGCGTTTCTCGTCTCTGCTTTAATGGCTCTGCTAAAAATCCCAAATTTATCCTGGGTACATTGCGCGACAAGCTAGACCAAGACGGCTCGATCGATTACTTGTGTCTTACGATCGCGGCTTGGTTCCGATGCCTCATGGGAGAGGATGATCAGGGACGTGCGATCGCAATTGATGATCCGTTGGCTGATATTCTTGTCGATCGAGCAAAGAACGCTCCAGTTGATTTGCGTCCTTTGCTGAGCTTGAATGCGGTGTTTGGCAATGATTTATCCCAAGCCTCGCGGTTTGTCGAAACTACAGCCAAGATTTTGCAGCAGCTTTCTACAGTTGGAGTGAGAGCAACATTGGCAAATTAA
- a CDS encoding hypothetical protein (hypothetical protein S7335_3253;~similar to AA sequence:cyanobase_aa:LBDG_35930), with product MPEPKLYQEWQLKPGDDIAGSRVVGGLGDISIDLNGKAVYAPSDGTAYADKRGCVYFSGAETPGYLFRLCGLEKPKLGALNEGDKIATGRLLQFATLLQQSDHSWALVEPDKSLLQRTLTPR from the coding sequence ATGCCAGAACCCAAGCTCTATCAAGAATGGCAACTAAAACCTGGAGATGACATTGCTGGATCAAGAGTCGTCGGAGGACTTGGAGATATCTCGATCGATCTCAATGGCAAAGCGGTTTATGCTCCCTCAGACGGAACTGCTTACGCGGATAAACGAGGGTGTGTGTACTTTTCTGGTGCAGAGACTCCCGGTTATCTTTTCCGCCTCTGTGGACTAGAAAAACCCAAGCTTGGAGCCTTAAACGAAGGAGACAAAATCGCGACCGGACGACTCCTACAATTTGCCACGTTGCTCCAGCAATCTGATCACAGTTGGGCACTGGTTGAACCTGACAAAAGTTTACTGCAACGCACCTTAACGCCACGATGA
- a CDS encoding SMP-30/gluconolaconase/LRE domain-containing protein (similar to AA sequence:cyanobase_aa:LBDG_19530), translating into MTVQIVVDARARLGECPVWNVDRQQLFWVDVYNHRVHQFDLATSQDRFFDVGDAACAIALSSENRLLIALRDRLAFLNIESGEITPFYQFKFPYPNTRCNDGKSDSKGRFWIGTISEAPKQAELYRYDPDGSIRVMETELTISNGLGWSPDQSTFYLTDSIQHQIYAYDFDVEAGTIQNRRTLIDLSEEEVEPDGLSIDTEGNLWTALWNGWCIACFDASGQELKRIKLPVQRPTSLTFGGSELHDLYITTASVGLSQKEIQQQVSAGDLFRLATDSSGMPSFISSIESV; encoded by the coding sequence ATGACTGTTCAAATTGTCGTAGATGCTCGTGCCCGTTTGGGTGAATGTCCCGTCTGGAATGTCGATCGACAACAGTTATTCTGGGTCGATGTCTACAACCATCGCGTCCATCAATTTGATCTGGCAACGAGTCAGGATCGCTTTTTTGATGTCGGTGATGCTGCTTGTGCGATCGCGCTTTCAAGTGAAAATCGACTATTAATTGCACTGCGCGATCGACTTGCTTTTCTAAACATTGAATCGGGTGAAATCACTCCGTTCTATCAGTTCAAATTTCCTTATCCGAACACTCGCTGTAATGATGGCAAGAGCGATTCTAAAGGACGATTTTGGATTGGAACAATCAGCGAAGCTCCCAAACAAGCAGAACTCTATCGCTATGATCCAGACGGTTCGATTCGAGTGATGGAAACTGAGCTAACGATCTCGAACGGTTTAGGCTGGAGTCCCGATCAATCGACGTTCTATCTCACCGATTCGATCCAGCATCAGATCTATGCTTATGATTTTGATGTGGAAGCCGGAACGATTCAGAATCGACGAACTCTGATTGATCTAAGCGAGGAAGAGGTTGAACCGGATGGATTATCGATCGATACCGAAGGCAATCTCTGGACAGCACTTTGGAATGGTTGGTGTATCGCTTGCTTCGACGCATCTGGACAAGAACTGAAGCGAATCAAGCTCCCCGTACAGCGCCCGACCAGTCTGACTTTTGGAGGTTCTGAACTTCACGATCTTTACATTACTACTGCTTCGGTGGGACTGAGCCAAAAAGAGATTCAGCAACAAGTGAGTGCAGGCGATCTCTTTCGGTTAGCAACGGATTCGAGTGGAATGCCAAGTTTTATTTCGTCGATCGAGTCTGTGTGA